CGTAGCCCGCTTCTTGCAGGGCCGTGAGCGTGGCGCTTACCGAAGAATGCTCCAGCGGGTTCGTGACGATGTGCTTGCCCACATGGCGCTTGGCCTGGACGATGCCGCGGATGGCGGTATTGTTGCTTTCGCTGGCGCCCGAGGTGTAAATGATTTCGTCGGGGTTTACGCCCAAAAGTTTCGCGATGGAATCGGTCACCTGGGCGAGAAATGCTTTTGCTGCATGCCCTGCTTCGTGATTCGAATTGGCGTTGCCGATAAACCTGCGTTCAACTTCGCAGAATCGTTGCAAGGCTTCTTCGCATGCCGGGGTGTTTGCCGTGTAGTCGAAGTAGGACATAACTACCAAAAAGATAGAAAAATGGGGAACGGCAAAGCCCCAACGGAGTGTGATTCCGTCAGGGCTGCTTCAATCCAAAACACTATAAGAAAGAAAAAGTCTTTTTAGGCGGTGGCGAGCGCCTTGCCGAGATCCTGGCAGGCGGCCTTGCCGGCGTCATCGGGGGCGTTCTCGATGGCGAGCGGCTCTGCGACCAACACGAGGCCAGCGGCTTCAGCATCGGCCTTCCACGGGTTCATCCATTCGCCGCCACCCCAGCCATAAGAGCCGAACAGGGCGACTTTCTTGCCGTTGAGTGCGGGTTTGACGGCTTCGTAGAAGGGCTGGAATTCGGAATCTTCGAGTTCCTCGGCGCCCATGGCGGGGCAACCCAGCGCATAGCGGGCGTATTCGCTCAGCTGGCCCTGCGAAAAGTCCGAGACGCTGAACACGTCGGCTTCGGCGCCGGCGGCCTTTGCACCTTCGGCGACGTATTTTGCCATCAGTTCGGTGTTGCCGGTTCCGCTCCAGTAAATGACTGCGATTTTTTCCATTGTGATTCTCCTAGGTGAATTAAAGAGGTAAATGTCGTTTGATTACGCTGCGTTTCGGACGGTCAGCATCGGCAGCGAATATCCTTTTTCAAATAGTTTGTTGAAAACATCGAAGCACTTGCGAAAGCAGGCGAACCGTTTTTCGCATTCGGTTACATCGCCGTATACTTTCCAGTAGCCCGTATATTTGCTATTCCTGCCGCCGTTGATAATGAACCCTTTCACGTCTTCGAGGGGGTAGCCCAAGAATAGTCCGACTTCGTGCGGAAAACAGTGGCATTTGCGGATGCGCGCCGTCATGTATGCGAGTGCACAGTCGGTGCTAAAGTCTGTGTAGCCGTAGGTGGCGAGAAAATGGCGGATTTCCGGCTCGGCAATAAGCTTTTTCAGGGCGTCTTCGCGATAGACGTAGATAAAACTGCGACCGCAGCGTTCTGCGATAACGCGCACGCACACGCCGCGAGGGTTGAGCTCCTTGTTCCAGTGGGCGAGTTGTTTACACAGCGTTTCGCTGGGTGAAGATTCAAGGCAGAATAAACTTCCGACCTTGAGTCCCGCGAGTGTTGGCGCGCATTGGCGAACAAGACGGTGGTCTAAAAGGCGATTCATTTTTATTGCAAACTACAAATAAATTGTAAAGTTAGATTTCTCTAACAAATATATAAAAAAGCCTTGATGTTTGTCAAGGCTAATTTTGTATTAATTTTTGTTCATTTGCAATTCAAGCATCTTGCAGAACAGGCCGCCTTTCGCCTTGAGCTCGGCAGGGGTGCCCGTTTCGGCGATGAGACCGTCTTGCAGTACCACGACTTTGTCGGCGTTTGCGATGGTACGCATGCGGTGCGCGATGATGATGACAGTCTTGCCCTTCACCAGCTGCGAAATGCCGCGCTGGATCTTGGATTCGTTTTCTACGTCGAGACTTGCGGTCGCTTCGTCGAGCAAGATGATGGGCGCGTCTTTCAACAAGGCGCGTGCAATCGAGATTCGCTGGCGTTCTCCGCCCGAGAGCGTTTCGCCGTTTTCGCCGATGACGGTGTCATAGCCTTGCGGCATCTTCTGCACGAATTCATCGCATCCCGCGAGTTTTGCCACCTTCAGGATTTCTTCGTCACTGGCGTCGCGCTTGCCGATGCGGATGTTGTCCTTGATGCTTGTGTTGAACAGCACCACGTCCTGGAAGACGATGGAGAAATTCTTGAGGAGCGTTTCAGGGTCAATCTTGCTGATGTCCTGCCCGCCGAGGGTCACCTTGCCGCCTTGAATATCCCAAAAGCGTGCCGCGAGTTTTGCTGCAGTCGTCTTTCCGCTGCCGCTCGGCCCCACAAGTGCGGTGATTTCGCCTTGCTTTGCCGTGAACGAAACCTTTTTCAGAACTTGCTTGTTTTCGTTGTAATTAAAGTCAACATCCTTGAATTCGATGTCGTAATTAGCGGGGACGAAATTGCTTGCGCCCTGCTGTATGGGCATCTGGTCCATTTCGCG
The Fibrobacter sp. UWP2 DNA segment above includes these coding regions:
- a CDS encoding aminotransferase class V-fold PLP-dependent enzyme, which gives rise to MSYFDYTANTPACEEALQRFCEVERRFIGNANSNHEAGHAAKAFLAQVTDSIAKLLGVNPDEIIYTSGASESNNTAIRGIVQAKRHVGKHIVTNPLEHSSVSATLTALQEAGYEIEMAKIGTDGKIDLEDLKSLLRKDTVLVTVNAVDSELGTVQPLEAIS
- a CDS encoding DUF3793 family protein, whose product is MNRLLDHRLVRQCAPTLAGLKVGSLFCLESSPSETLCKQLAHWNKELNPRGVCVRVIAERCGRSFIYVYREDALKKLIAEPEIRHFLATYGYTDFSTDCALAYMTARIRKCHCFPHEVGLFLGYPLEDVKGFIINGGRNSKYTGYWKVYGDVTECEKRFACFRKCFDVFNKLFEKGYSLPMLTVRNAA
- a CDS encoding flavodoxin, which gives rise to MEKIAVIYWSGTGNTELMAKYVAEGAKAAGAEADVFSVSDFSQGQLSEYARYALGCPAMGAEELEDSEFQPFYEAVKPALNGKKVALFGSYGWGGGEWMNPWKADAEAAGLVLVAEPLAIENAPDDAGKAACQDLGKALATA